CACTACTACGTACTTCCTTATTACATACTTCCTTATtatgtacttccctactacgtacttccctactacgtacttccctactacgtacttcccaacTACAAACTTCCCTACTATATACTTCCCTAATACGTACTTCCTTATTacatacttccctactacgtacttccttattacgtacttccctactacgtacttcccaacTACATACTTTCCTTTcatgtacttccctactacgtacttcccaacTACGTACTCCCCTTCCACGTATTTCCCTACTACGTACAGctctactacgtacttcccttccacgtacttccctactacgtacttccctactatgtACTTCCCTACTACATACTTCCCTTCCATGTACTTCCCAACTACATACTTCCCAACTATGTACCTCACAACTACATACTTCCCTAATACGTACTTCCCTAATACGAACTTCCTTATTACGTACTTCCCTACGACATACTTCCCTAATATGTACTTCCCTAATACGAACTTCCTtattacgtacttccctactacgtacttccctactacgtacgtccctactacgtacttccctactacgtacttccctactacgtacttccctactaagtacgtccctactacgtacttccctactatgtACTTCTCTACTATGtccttccctactacgtacttccctagtAAGTACTTCCCAACTATGTACTTCCCTTCcatgtacttccctactacgtacttcccaacTACATACTTTCCTTTcatgtacttccctactacgtacttcccaacTACGTACTCCCCTtccacgtacttccctactacgtacagccctactacgtacttccttccacgtacttccctactacgtacagccctactacgtacttccctactacataCTTCCTTCCACGTACTTCCCAACTACATACTTCCCTTCCATGTACTTCCCTACGACGTACTTCCCAACTACGTACTTCCCAAATATGTACCTCACTACTacatacttccctactacgtacttctcTACTATGTACTTCCCTTCTACCTATTTCCCTCTACATACTTCCCTACTACATACTTCCCTTCTATGTACTtcactactacgtacttccctactacgtatttCCCTAATACGTACTTCCTTATTACATACTTCCTTACTATGTACTTCCTTATTACGTACTTCCTtattacgtacttccctactacgtacttacTTCCCTAATACGTACTTCTCTACTATGTACTTCCCTAATACGTATTTCTCTACTACGTACTTTCCTAATACGTACTTCACTACCACGTACTTCCAAACCACGTACTTCCCTAatagtacttccctactacgtacttccctaccaCGTACTTCCTTATTATGTACTTCCTTATTACGTACTTCCTtattacgtacttccctactcgTATTTCCTtattacgtacttccctactacataCTTCACAaccacgtacttccctactaagtacctCCTTATTACGTACCACCTTATTACGTATTCCCTACTATGTACTTtactactacgtacttccctctACATACTTCCCTACTACGCACGTCCCTTCTATGTACTTCACTACCACGTACTTCCTtattacgtacttccctactacgtacttccctaataCATACTTCTCTACTACGTACTTCCTTATTATGTACTTCCTtattacgtacttccctactacatacttcccaactacgtacttccctactaagtacctCCTTATTACGTACCATCTTATTACGTATTTCCCTACTATGTATTtcactactacgtacttcccaacTACGtatttccctactacgtacttcccttctACCTACTTCCCTCTacatacttccctactacgtacttcccttcaATGTACTTCACTACTACGTACTTCCTTATTACATACTTCCCTAAtatgtacttccctactacgtacttccttattatgtacttccctactacgtacttccctactacgtacttccctactacgtacttcccaacTACAAACTTCCCTACTATATACTTCCCTAATACGTACTTCCCTtattacgtacttccctactacgtacttccttattacgtacttccctacttcGTACTTCCTtattacgtacttccctactacatacttcccaactacgtacttccctactaagtacctCCTTATTACGTACCACCTTATTACGTATTTCCCTACTATGTACTtcactactacgtacttccctctacatacttccctactacgtacttcccttctATGTACTTCACTACCACGTACTTCCCTAATACGTACTTctctactacgtacttccctactacgtatttCCCTaatacgtacttccctactacgtacttccctactacgtacttccctattacgtacttccctactacgtacttcccaacTACGTACTTCCCAACTacatacttccctactacgtacttccctactgcGTACTTCCTTATTACGTACTTCCTTATTACGTACATCCCTATTACGTACTTCccaactacgtacttccctaataCGTACTTCCCTAATACGTACCTCCTTATTACGTACTTCCCtattacgtacttccctactacactacatacttcactactacgtacttcccaacaaaggtacttccctactacgtacttcctttctacgtacttccctactacgtacttccctactacgtacatTCCTACTACGTAGTTGCCTAAATAAAGCTCAACCCGATCATTAGGCTTACCTTGCCTCTCTAGTTATCCTATAAATATCAAACATATCCAGATGTTTTGTGATAAAACGTCCTCTTGGAACATCATTACATCCTTTCCATCCCTTCTCTCCTATCAACATCAAGAGGCTGCTAATTGTGGCTGAAAGGAGTCATTAGCATAGAGGTTTGGCTAGCGTTCCCGCCGCATCAGAAAATAGACCCATTTCTGTGTCTTAATTATGCTTCTATTCTATTCCTTCCTATGTGTTGCTATACATAGGAATGTTGTCTACTGCCTGTCTATCTACGTATCTGACAGGCATTCTGCTGGGGACAATGTGCCTGATAGAATCAGGCTTGTTTagtcacattttttatttttgtaacttTTGTGGAAAGTGGATTTTTTAAGGTGCACTCCGTGACTGGGTAAAACTATGTTTTGGTGTTGGtgggctgtggttgttgttgttatgcATTAAGGaaggacggacggacggatggacgTAAACTAAACTGAAACTAAACCGAACTAAACCGAATTTCAAATAAATATCTAAAAACAAATATCAATAAAAACTCATCttaaatgtgtctgtctgtctgtctgtctgtctgtctgtctgtctgtctgtctgtctgtctgtctgtctgtctgtctgtctgtctgtctgtctgtctgtctgtctgtctgtctgtctgacaggagCCATTATGTGTTGTAGGCCTATAGTTCGTTTTTTTTGTGATGTCACTTCTTGTCAGTGGGGGCAGTAAGGTGATGGGCCAGGACCATAGACTTGGATAAACATAACATTCCATCTGTGTCAAGATGTCATCTGTAAGAGCAAGGGCAGCTTTCACAGACGCCATCTTGAAATAGTACATTTTATTCTTCACAAGTGAAATTAATTAGCTGATCCCTCCGGATGACCTGGCTGTCACTACtccaacagggtcatcaggtCATGCCAACCGGGTCATCAGGTCATGCCAACCAGGTCATCAGCCAATGAAGCTGAAAGTCCCGGCCAGTTGACTAAATCAAAATGGCGAAAGTCCTCAATGGAACTGCCCATGCTAACACAGTCTTTTGGCCAGTAGAGGACTCTGTACAACTCCATGGCCAGGACATATGTTTGGTTAGGTGTAAATTATATGTCAATCCTATTGTGACTTGGATTTAAATGATAAGCACCTAGACTGTGGCAAGATATATGGTGGAAGGAAACTCTCTTGCCCATGTTTACACCTTTTTTAACTGTAGTAGTAGATGTAAAAAGAATCAAGTACCTTTAtctgatagaaagagagaggaaaatacTAACAAATGATGTCATGGGACATTTGACATGTTATTTTTATGTACTATTAAACATGTTTCACTGACTAACCCCTTCCAAAAGGGTTCATAAAAACAGCTGCAACAACAGCAAAAGCATTACCAATACAACACTTCACAAATCTATCAGTTCACAGCCggccagcttgtgtgtgtgtgtttctgttcgaGCAAAGAAGATTTTCTGGTTTATCTTGAAGAGAGGTGTTCGTTCGGTTTCTCAAGCCTGATGACAGTTGTCCACAGAAAGAGAATATTCTCTCCACAAACGCTTGGGATGCAGGGGCAGGAACCAGATCCAGTGCCACAATGCACAGCTTTGGATAAACAGCCATCCTTTCCATCCAGAACTGGAGAGGTGACTCTGTAAACATGCTCTCCTTTACCTCTTCCAGGTATTTCCGCAGCTCACACGGGGCACTTAATGCCTTGTCAGGTTGACTCTCCGACTGGACCGTGACCTCAGACACAATCTTTGATGCGAGGAAGCTATATTTCTGAAGCACTGTGATCTAGATGCTTGCCGGATTATTCCTGGGTTCCTGCTGGTCCACGGCTGTACTCTCTGATTTGCTGAAGTACAAAAGATTCTTCTGCCCTCCATCTCTGTTGAGGGAAGTGCCAGAGACACACTTGTGTCCATCAGGCAAGCTGCTGCAGGGGTTCGATTGAAGTTGGCTGCCATTCAGTATGCATGCGAAGCACTCATGCAATGACTTCAGCAGGACCTGTGCGAACTGTTTTGCAACAGTTGTTGACTGCAAGTGTGCCTCAAGGTTGAGAGGGCACGGCACCACATCagtttggctgtcagtttgaaGTTGGTCGGTGTGGATTGCGAACGGCTCCATTAACTTCACAAACTGTTCTAGCTTGGCCCACTCACGCTCCGTGCTCGCCCTTGGACTTCTTCCCTGTTAGCAAGCGATGGCTAGTGATAGTGATGCACAAGCTAGGCCTATACCACCAGATTCAGAAGCTCGAAAACCCCACTTGAAATGAGATTTTTACCTAAAGTTGAGTTATTTTAGTTAGTTTTGAAGGCAAAGATGATAGCTTCAGTatagttttagtttttcaaatgttttttgtttttattttttatttcaatttactataaagtttttcaaatgtttgtttttattttagtttGAGTTTTcgtttactataataaccttgactGGAAGGCAACCTCAATCTACCTTGGTTCCTGTCTCTCCCTTGGACCCATTACGTCCTGGTCGCCCCTCCGCTCCATCACTGCCTGGTGTCCCTGCTGACCCCTTAAACCCAGGGAACCCTGGGAAACCAGTTGCACCCTGCACAAGACAGGGACAACATGAATGGTGCATGATGGGAGAAAAACAAGAACAAGAACTATATGAATATTTCCCCATTCCTCTGTAGTACATAGACTATTAATAGTCCTAATTTCAATATTGTTTTTACATGTGATTTGAACCAACCTTCTCTCCTTTTAGTCCTGGTGCTCCCTCTACTCCATTGATACCCCCGTCCCCTTTTTCACCCTACACATCGACACAAAACATCCCAATCAACACTTTTCAGAAGATTACTGAGAATgattttgatttgtgtgtgtatatatataaataattaggtgggtgcttatatttgtcctgtttcaccaGTGTGTATTATACGTAtgtgtaaaatgtattttcttgCATATCCCAACCCCATGAGGCACCCTCGGAGAGtgggatcagtgtgtgtgtgtgtgtgtgtgtgtgtgtgtgtgtgtgtgtgtgtgtgtgtgtgtgtgtgtgtgtgtgtgtgtgtgtgtgtgtgtgtgtgtgtgtgtgtgtgtgtgtgtgtgtgtgtgtgtgtgtgtgtgtgtgtgtgtgtgtgtgtgtgtgtgtgtgctaccttCCGTCCTGTGAGTCCATTGAGCCCTGGATGTCCTGGGGTTCCAGGAATACCCATCTCTCCCTGTGTCAAACAACGATTAAATACTTACATTTTCACTGAAACTGTGTCTGAAACTGTGCAACCATAGTCTGACAGTGGCCTACTAGGTCAGACAATTGAACCGTATACTAAATTGTATGCAGCGTGTGACAGCTAGTTGGCACTACTGTAAACATGTACTTTTGTGGGTCAGTGGTACTGACGATGTTTCCTGGAGCACATTGTGTTGTTGTGATCATTGTATTGAATCCCACACAGGCAACTCACCTTTTCTCCATCTAGCCCAGTGCTTCCTATGCGTCCAGGTAGGCCTCGGAATCCCTGTGCAACAACCACAACCAACACCAAGAGTTACCTTTCATTATTGCATTACCATCTCATTAACATGCCTAATACATTATGATCAAGCCCTCACCTTCTCTCCTGTCTGCCCAGTATCCCCCGGTAAGCCAGGTTCACCTCTGTCACCCTAGGAATAGAATAAAAGAACGGAACAGAACAGAATTACTGTATAATGAATCACAGAGGGCATGTTCTATTTGTCTAGTCTCTAAATTCTATGCTCTGTGCCACACTCTCCTCACCTGATCTCCCTTCTGTCCCTGGAGTCCCATGTCTCCTTTGGCTCCTGTGGCTCCGTCCAATCCATCGTCCCCGTTATGACCCTGTGACAACAGCAAGCCAATCAACAAAGCTTGTTTTTGACCACATGCCAAGCCACCACAGTATATATATAGTTATACAGACACTGTTTATATATTAAACTGTTAAAGTGTGTTAGATAAATACCCACCACTTCTCCATTGACTCCAGGCTCGCCAGCATCTCCCTGGAAGCACAGAACAACAGTGAGCATACACACAGCAGCATAGATCTGATAACAGTGGTTCCATGTAGCCTGTAGATTGATACATGCTGTATTTCCTGCTGACCTTTTGGCCCACTGGTCCACGGGCCCCAAACAGCCCCATGGCTCCTTTGGCCCCTGCCTCTCCTTTGAGGCCCTTCAGATGGAGAACAAACAAAAAGCTGAATGTGAGAACACTATGTGCTTTGGCTTCCATgttttggaaaatgtattttatttttctgttgtttgtctctctttctttacatCTATTAacaatctttctttctctcttttccacaTAAAATGTTCTGTCATCAAGCATTAGGAAGCACCTTGAACCCCGGGGCCCATCCTCGCCCTTCTCTCCTTTATCTCCATCGAAACCTGGGGAGCCTCGCTCTCCCTAAAACAAACAACCAAAACAACAGATAAACAGCATCTTAAAAAGGGAAAACACACAAAGTGAAAATGCAAAAGCTGTCTCTCTAAAATAACATTTTCTTTAATGAGGATTGCTCTGGAACTAAAACTAGAATTCAAAATACATTGTGGAGGACTTGTTTTAGGGGACTTGTTTTAGGGGACTTGTTTCTCACCCCTTCTCCTTTTAAGCCCTTGTAGCCTCTCGGTCCCTGGATTTGGAGGGGGCTTCCCTAAACATAAAGAATGTACATCATATATGAATTAATCATATACTGTCACGTTCGctatcttcaaattccctgtcgTAAAttaaccaaggtgcagcatgccggtaattccacattctTTTATTGAAGTGAAactgaacaaaacaaaaaacaggtaAACAGAATCGAACGTGACGCTACTGAggcgcacacaaaacacacacagaaaataataattacccacaaatacaggtgggggaaaaggctgcctaagtatgatttccaatcagagacaacgatagacagctgcctctgattaggaaccatactcggccaaacacaaagaaatacatgacatagaatgcccaccccacatcacaccctgacctaaccaaaatagaggaaataaaacgtctctctcaggtcagggcgtgacatatacAAAACACTATTTGTGTAGTACTTATGTCATGTTTGGCTTACCCTTTCTCCTTGTATTCCTGCTAAACCTCTGTCACCctgtgaaaatatattttatgaaaGGAATCAATGGCTTATAACATTCATACaataattgattgattgacagtATTTGTATTTTAGTATCATACACCCAATGGTGCCCAGCCTGTATGGGCTTATGAGACACTATTTATTTGAAGTCTGTGTGTAGAAAACACAAACTATATACTATATGGCTGTGTCAGGTATACATAAAAACATTGACTCTTCATTTTCATTGTCCACATCCCTATATACACAGAAAAATGGACTGAAGTTAATTGAAATAGACTGGCCACATGGTGAGTGTTGAAACATGTTTCAACACTCACCATGAGTGAGGGTTTGAAGAGACAGAAGTGACTAGAGTGATGACACTTCAATAGAACGAGCAGAGAATTTGACTGAACGCTGAAACACCGGGCTGTCAAAACCATCTTTAAAACTGTCTCTGAAGTAAAAATATCTAAATATCTGGAGAACCTGAGTGGACGTATGAGTGTATGAAAATCAAAAATATCAAAGTATTTAGTAAGACCCACTCAAtcgcatacattttttaaatatagtcTACCAAAATTATCATGTCATCAAAGAAGTAACCGTCAACCTACCTTTGCTCCTTTGCTGCCCGGGAAGCCCTTTGGACCCTAAGTAAAAGAGGTCAAAGGTAAAGGTAGCTAGGAAACAAATGTCCTTAACTGCATGActgtaccagaggaggctggtgggaggagctataggaggacaggatcagtgtaatggctggaatggaataaatggaatagtatcaaacacatcaaacatatggaaaccacgttggACCAcgtccagccattacaatgagcacgTCCTTCTATATCTTCTTCCACCGGCCTCCTCTGGACTGTCCATGTCATGAAAGATGATGATGTTAACTCACAGTGTGTCCTGGGGCTCCTAAGACTCCTGCAATGCCCTTTTCACCCTgtcacaaacaaaacacatcacaaatattatactgaacaaaaacataaatgcaacatgctaaaatgtcaaagattttactgagttacacttaatataaggaaatcagtcaatttaaataaattaattaggccctaatctatggatttcacatgaccaggaatacagatatgtacctgttggtcacagatagctTTAAAAAACGAATAAGTaggagcgtggatcagaaaaccagtcagtatctggtgtgaccaccatttgcctcatacagcgctacacatctccttcgcatagttgatcaggctgctgattgtggcctgtggaatgttgtcccactcttcaatggctttgcgaagttgctggatattggtgggaactggaacactgtcgtacatgttgatccagagcatcccaaacatgctcaatgggtgacatgtctggtgagtatggaggccatggaagaactgggacattttcagcttccaggaattgtgtacagatctgtgcaacatggggctgtgcattatcatgctgaaacatgaggtgatggcagaggatgaatggcacgacaatgggcctcaggatctcatcagggtatatctgtgcattcaaattgctatagataaaatgcctgcccataccataacataccataaccccactgccaccatggggcacccaGTTCACAACGCCATACGGCGTTGTGAACTgggtgtgaggccggttggacgtactgccaaattctctaaaacgacgttggaggtggcttatggtagagaaatgttattatctggcaacagctcttgtggacaatcttgcagtcagcatgccaattgcatactcctcaaaacttgagtcatctgtggcattgtgtgtgacaaaactgcacattttagagtggtcttttattgtcccagcacaaggtgcacctgtgtaatgatcatgctgtttaatcagcttcttgatatgctacacctgtcaggtggatggattatctaggtaaggagaaatgctgactaacagggatgtaaacaaatttgtgcaccaaatttgagagaaataaccttttgtgcatatagaacatttctgggatcttttatttcagctcatgaaacatgtaccaacactttacatgctgcgtttatatCTATGTTCAGTGTAAATGTGTGCATATTGTGCCATCCTGTTGTGACGAGCAGCTTTTCTATCTTTTACAATGCTGCCTAGGATCTCTCTCTGAGGTTAAGTCCATCTCTCTTAGGTCAATAAGTCCATCGTTCCGTCTCACCCTGCGACCTGAGATCCCGACCACACCCCTGGCGCCTGGTTCCCCCGGGATACTGTCACCCTGTTGGGAACAAGAAGAAGTGAATGCTAATGTTATTATCTCCTCATATACAACATGACAatgacaacaccaccaccaccaccaccaccaaacagGCTAATGTCATACCTTTTCTCCTTTCGTCCCAGGTAGACCAGGTGGACCCTTTGGGAAACAGAAAGCATCCATTATGTTACATAATAACCATAGGAAGGCAAACAATGCCTAGGGCAAGTTATATTTCACCATACCTCTATTCCAGGTTTCCCTTTAGCTCCTGGAGTCCCGGGTGATCCATTCTTACCCCTTCTACCCCTGTCCCCCTACAGATGAACAAAAACATACTTTATCACAATTATCTTCCTACTTAGTAGGCAGTATTTTTGCTCTTTGAAAACATATCTTTGTTCTGGCTTTCTGGCTAGTGGTGAATTTGACATAAATTTGGCTACAATATTTTTGGGACTACATGATCTGACCAGGAAATAGACTAAAACTACAAGGCCAGGAAAACAACTACAGTAGAAGGTGTTGAGTTTCTTATAACTACAGTACAAGGTGTTGAGTTTCTTAAAACTACAGTGCAAGGTGTTGAGTTCCTTAAAACTACAGTAGGTGTTGAGTTTCTTATAACTACAGTACAAGGTGTTGAGTTTCTTAAAACTACAGTGCAAGGTGTTGAGTTCCTTAAAACTACAGTAGGTGTTGAGTTTCTTATAACTACAGTACAAGGTGTTGAGTTTCTTATAACTACAGTACAAGGTGTTGAGTTTCTTAAAACTACAGTAGAAGGTGTTGTGTTTCTTAAAACTACAGTAGAAGGTGTTGAGTTTCTTATAACTACAGTACAAGGTGTTGGGTTTCTTAAAACTACAGTACAAGGTGTTGAGTTTCTTAAAATTACAGTACAAGGTGTTGAGTTTCTTAAAACTACAGTACAAGGTGTTGAGTTTCTTAAAACTACAGTGCAAGGTGTTGAGTTTCTTAAAACTACAGTGCAAGGTGTTGAGTTTCTTAAAACTACAGTGCAAGGTGTTGGGTTTCTTATAACTACAGTACAAGGTGTTGAGTTTCTTAAAACTACAGTAGAAGGTGTTGGGTTTCTTATAACTACAGTACAAGGTGTTGAGTTTCTTATAACTACAGAACAAGGTGTTGAGTTTCTTAAAACTACAGTACAAGGTGTTGAGTTTCTTAAAACTACAGTGCAATGTGTTGAGTTTCTTAAAACTACAGTGCAAGGTGTTGGGTTTCTTAAAAGTACAGTACAAGGTGTTGAGTTTCTTAAAACTACAATAGAAGGTGTTAGGTTTCTTATAACTACAGTACAAGGTGTTGAGTTTCTTAAAACTACAGTACAAGGTGTTGAGTTTCTTATAACTACAGAACAAGGTGTTGAGTTTCTTATAACTACAGTACAAGGTGTGAGTTTCTTATAACTACAGTACAAGGTGTTGAGTTTCTTATAACTACAGTACAAGGTGTTGAGTTTCTTATAACTACAGTACAAGGTGTTGAGGTTcttataactacagtagaaggtGTTGAGTTTCTTAAAACTACAGTAGAAGTTGTTGAGTTTCTTATAACTACAGTGCAAGGTGTTGAGCTTCTTAAACCTACAGTACAAGGTGTTGAGTTTCTTAAAACTACAGTACAAGGTGTTGAGTTTCTTAAAACTACAATAGAAGGTGTTGGGTTTcttataactacagtagaaggtGTTAAGTTTCTTAAAACTACAGTAGAAGGTGTTGAGTTTCTTATAACTACAGTGGAAGGTGTTGAGCTTCTTAAAACTACAGTACAAGGTGTTGAGTTTCTTAAAACTACAGTACAATGTGTTGAGTTTCTTATAACTACAGAACAAGGTGTTGAGTGTCTTAAAACTACAGTAGAAGGTGTTGAGTTTCTTAAAACTACAGTACAAGGTGTTGAGTTTCTTAAAGCTACAGTACAAGGTGTTGGGTTACTTATAGATAGAGTACAAGGTGTTGGGTTTATTAAAACTACAGTAGAAGATGTTGAGTTTCTTAAAACTACAGTACAAAGCCTTCCAGTAATCAGGACAAACTCCTTGGTCCAGGTTGAAGGGATGATCGGGGagctcctcacctctctccccgcCTCTCCTGGGTCTCCTGGTTGGCCTCTCACGCCCTGAGAACCTGAAATACCGGGGTTACCACGGATACCCTGGATACCCTGAGCTCCAGAAGGCCCCTGTTCACCAGGCTCACcctgacagagggagaagggagacatacagagacagacagaaagagagacagacaggcagaccatgtttttttttgcattgctCTAATTACTACACTGGTATAACTAAAATTATAATTCCCTTGCAGTTATTAATTCCATACGTTctagtgtttttgctttgtaaatgGAAGATAACAACAATTCATAAATGaattgaaagagaaagagagacagaaagacaatccCAGAGAGAGGGGGGCGGGACAGCTAATAGGAGACAGATAAGGACAGTGTTGGTATTTCTCTAGCAGCTACTGAAGGTCACTGTTTCCTCTAGACTATTGTATCTCCATAGCAACAATCAGGCCCTCAGGTGACAAAATTGTCAGTTGAAGCCAGTTAAAGTTAAATATATTTAGACTAAGTAGAGGGCAGAGCTAAGTGAGGGTGTGGGAGTCTACCTTAGTTCCAGGTGGACCAGCCTGTCCCACAGGACCTCTGTGGCCAATACCTGGCTCACCCTAAAAGCACAACAACACAACGATGTCAATAGGAAACGTTTCATTTgcaaatatacagtacagtgtgaaGGAGTCCTTCTAGTTAGATAtttcaataaataaaaatagttaAATGTTCAAAACATGAATGCTTACAAATACCTTGGTTCGGGCTTTGCTCTATCACATTACTGAACTGGAAAAGCATTTACCTTGTGCCCCTTTTCACCAAGTTCCCCCTGGTAGAACGAAGAGAATTGTCAACAAATCAATTACAAAGTGATTGTTATTCAAGTTAATTCTCTCCATATTTCTCTGTCTGCGTCTCGTGCACCAAAATAGTACCATCACAttcagacagacggagagacaaaAAAGTCCATAGAGTTTTTCAAGGATATGTTTTGTATCGATGCCTCCAACTAACAGACGGAATTATTAATACCAAATGATTAATCCACTGCGTCATGAGGGGATCAGATATAGAACTCTGGGGACATCAAAGACCAACATTCTGAGCTCCGCTGGTTTGGCTGacgggagagcagagagacagggactaACTTATAGGGGAAGATGTGGGTAGgtaaataggtgtgtgtgtgtgtgtgtgtgtgtgtgtgtgtgtgtgtgtgtgtgtgtgtgtgtgtgtgtgtgtgtgtgtgtgtgtgtgtgtgtgtgagacactgaTAATGAGATGTGGGTAGGAGGGGAGCGAGGATACGTTTGATGTCGTGACCTGGTGACATTGACACTGTGTACGGACATAAGGACAGATTGGGTTGAAATTACATTA
This window of the Salmo salar unplaced genomic scaffold, Ssal_v3.1, whole genome shotgun sequence genome carries:
- the LOC123732815 gene encoding collagen alpha-1(I) chain-like codes for the protein MERESGRQGEYEEEGGVRPYPGPEYDYLKGAPGENGLPGPKGELGEKGHKGEPGIGHRGPVGQAGPPGTKGEPGEQGPSGAQGIQGIRGNPGISGSQGVRGQPGDPGEAGREGDRGRRGKNGSPGTPGAKGKPGIEGPPGLPGTKGEKGDSIPGEPGARGVVGISGRRGEKGIAGVLGAPGHTGPKGFPGSKGAKGDRGLAGIQGERGSPLQIQGPRGYKGLKGEGGERGSPGFDGDKGEKGEDGPRAFCLFSI